From the Bacillus sp. FJAT-22090 genome, the window TTTTTTTGTAATGAGTTTTTTAAAGTTAAACGTTTTTTCCGCTGTAATTGGAGTTACAACTTCGTCATCAGCTAATAAATCAATTTGTACCATTACTGGATCATGGTCACTTGCACGTCCAGCCATATCAGTAAAATCTGCATTAATATGAAGAATATCAATTTTAGTTTTATTTTCTAAATTCTTCGTAACTAAAATATGATCTAATACTTGTGAGTTACCTTGATACAAATACGTGTAACGATCAGAAGTATCCACTTTATTAATCATATTCGTCATTAATGTACCTTCATGAATTTTAAGGGATTCTGAGAATTGGTAATCATTAAAGTCACCTAGAGAAACAATATTTGCATCAGGATTTTTAGTTTTAATATCTTCTACTAATTTATAAACGACCTTTGCAATTTTATGACGTTGTATTTCACTATCGTAAATTGGCGGTTGAATTGCTCCAAATAAAGGAGTATCGCCAGATTTAGAGTTCCAGTGGTTAGCAATAACGATTACACTCTCACCTTTAAAGTCAAATTGAGCGGCTAAAGGTTTACGACTGCTTGTGAAAGCCTCATTAGTAGGATCAATACGACCTGGATTATACGTTAACTTACCATTTTCGTAACCAACCGCAGTAGTAGCAGTTCCCACAGAAATACCTTCAGTAAGTTTTACACGCTCCGGATTGTAAAGGAACCCAACACGAATATTTGCATTTGGTGCTCCACCGTCTTGATTGTTGACTGGGTCGATGTTTACATACTTGTAATCTACACCGCCAGCAGCTTTAATAGCAGCTATTAATCTTTCATAGCTTTGATTTGCTTTTGAATCACCAGAGCCCTCACCATTATTATCTTGAACTTCCGTTACCCCAATAATATCTGGATTTTTCATATCTTGAGCAAATGCTCTTGCTAGTTTATTAGCTTTGTCGTTCGAAGTTTCGCTAGTATTATTCGAGAAGTTCTCTAAGTTATAAGAAGCAATCGTTAATTTATCTTCTGTTGCTTCAATTGTAGTTCTCTCTGGAGCAGCAGTTCCTTTTACATGAGCTTTTTTCATTTCGTCTAAAGAAACATAGATTTTAAAGTTTTGGAACGAATAACCAACAATACCCGTAATCGGCCCTTTAAATTTATCTCCAGTTGCTACTTCAAAATCACGACCAGGTCCATTTGGTTCTAATCGGAATTGTATGCGATTTGGATTTTGGTTCCCCTCTTCATACAATACTCCGCCATGAAGTGAATTTGTAGGAGCATTTTCCAGTACGGTAATCAAGTCGCCATGCTCTTGAGGTGCAACAGCTTTCACATTACCAACTTCAACGCGCATTCCCTCGATACTTTCCCAGAAATCAATTGCATCAACAGTTGGATTGAAAACGGAAAGATTATCACTATCAATATTCTCTAATGACATTTTTGCCTCATCGATAATGATTGGAGTTGGTAATGCTAAACCACTTTGTTTTACTACAACTTTACCACCTTGATCATTACGAACGTTGATTTGTGTTGTCTTTAAATCAGTTTGTTGACGATCGGCATAACCATCATAAGCGTATTCATCAACTTTACCAGTAACAGATACCAAATCTCCTGCTTGAATTGGCCAAGTATTATTTCCACTGTAAAGTATAATTGCTTCAGAAGTATTCGGATTACTATCTGCAAATTCATCAGGAGTTTGAATCGTATAATAATTTGCAGTTCCTAATTTAAATGAATAGGTTACGATTCCCTCAATTCCCTCAACTGTTTGATCATCAAATTGGGAAGTATACCCTTCTCCTTGAATATCGTGGATTTCCAATTTACTAGTAACTGTGTAGTTAAATGTGGATACCTCACTTAAAGTACCATCTTGCCCTTTCACAATTGCCTTCAGTATTTTGTTTTCTTTAATTTCAATTGGATTAACATATTTAGTACTAGCAACTGTTGGTTCAGTGCCATCCAATGTGTAATAAATTTCTGCATTAGCAGTAGAAGTTGATAAAGTTACAGTAGTTCCACCAATAAATGACCCACTTCCTGGAGTGGCAATCGCTGGTTTTAATGTGGAACTGTCTACTATAATATCTTGAATCGAACGAGGAATAATTTGATATGCTGTGTCAAATTGCTGCACGATTCCTATAATTGATTCATACGTATTTCCAACTTTTAATCCCAAATCTCCTCTTTCATCACGAATAACAAAATTTACAGTTCCATCGGTAGCAGTATAGTTATTATTAGAATCTACTGCAGTTAATGTAACATTTTTTGCCTGAACTAGAATTGATTCGTTTTCTTCTTTCACATCTGCACCTGTTACAACTTTTGGTGCTGGTACGCCAACATTACCTTTGTTTTCAACTACTGTTGCACTTTCTAATTGCAGCAACCCACGAAATTCTGCTAATGTACCAGAAAGAGTTACTTCTTCACCTGCTTTTATTGTAAGACTTGTAGGACGTACAGCAATTCCTCCTGTAGCATCTTGTACAGAAATAGAATTTTTCAAATTAGCAGCTACAATTCCCTTAATTGATACTTCTGAACCTAATGTAACTGTACGAGCATCTGCAATTGAAAGGATGTTTGATTCGCCAGTCACAGTATAAGTAAATTCTGCTATTGGACTATTTTCTAATCCCTCTTTTACCGCAATAGCTTTAATTGTCATGTTTTTATCGATGACAATTGGAGCCTCATATACTTTACTTGAAGTAGTAGGCTCAGTTCCATCAGTAGTATAGTGGATAACAGCTCCCTCGGTTTTTGTAGATAATGTAATTTCAGTACCTGTTGCAACACTAGAAGCTGGAATTGATGGTGTAACTGCTTCTACTTTGTTTTCACCGGGAGTTGTTCCACCGTTATCCATTGTGTGAGAACCTAAATTTGAAGCATCGTTGGTAGGAAGTGACGCCCATTCAGCCGATGCAGAAAAGGAATCATTTATTATTTTATCGCCATTTGTAATGTTACTATTTCTAACTAATGTAGTATCTGTTCCGAAATTGCTTCTTTGTCCAACTTGACCAAAGGAATCGACTACTTCACCTGATCTTCTTAATACAAGAGCATCATCACCATTAAAATTGATAACGCTAATATTTTCTAAATTTCCTTTGCTTTTAATATCTGTACTTGCATCTTTGTGATATAAAACATATGTCTTCCCATTTTCCAATGCTCCAGATAATTTTAATGTAGCGGTAGTTGCCGTAGCACCATTTGCATAAAGCTCAAGTGAATAATCGCTTAAGTTAATAGATGTCCCTGTGCCATTGTAAAGTTCAATAGCTTTATTAAAACCACTTCCCTCAATATACTCTGAAATAATTAAATCTGAAGCATTAGTTGCAGCAACAGTAGTTGATGGAAACGTAGGTAAGACTAGACTTGCTATTAAACTTGCAGATAAAAAAGCATTAAAGGGTTTTTTCCAAGTACTTTTCCTCATCTATATAATTCTCCTTTTTTATTAGCAATTTTTGTAATCAATTTAGAAAGCCTCCTAGTAGGCTTTCTATAGAATCTATAGAATCATTTCCCCGTCTACTGTTAAACCTTCTAAGTCAAAATTTATCCCTTCTATCCCAGAGAGGTCTACATTTCCAGTAACCTTTACGTTTGAAATAGATAATGTTTCTTTTGGAGTACCAATTAATATTAAATTGCCTTTAATGACTGCATTTTCTAGTTTCTCCGCATCTGTAACAATTACGGTAACGTCACCTTCATAAACCTTTGGTGTTTCTACTGTGCCTGAAAAATCTTCCGCAGCAATAGGTTCTTTCACTCGATCTTTAACATCTACAATTCGTCCTTCAATTTTAGTAGGTATTTTTTCTAAAGATTTTAAATGATCTCTAAAGTTTTCCCAATCGGAAAGGCCAAGGTCATTTACTTTACCAGCATCGTAGAGTTTCTTGAAGACTGTGTAATTGTCTCCACCTTGTGCTGTAAAGTAGTTAGTTGCAACTGTGTAAGTCTCATTATCTTGAATTTCAACATATTCGCCTTTACCTTTTTCATAAGAAATTGACACTACGCGTTCCCCTTTTGGCTTAGAGGAATCAAATTCTACTTTTGCTCCAGCAACATGTAAGAAGCCACCATTTTCTAATGGGTATACACCAAAACTTGTTTCAAATGCTTGTTTTAATTCAGCACCCGTAATCTCCATTGTTGATAAAGTATTGCCGAAAGGTAAAACTGTGATTACTTCACCAACAGTTATTGGACCTACTCCAATCTCTGAACGAATCCCCCCACCGTTTTGGAACGCCATGATAACCTTAGGATTAATTGATTTAGCTTTTGCCAACATACCATCTGCAATAAGATTTCCTAATATTGTTTCATTCTTACGCACACTTGGTTTTGTATTATCACCATTTGTACGAGGATTTTCTAACACTACATCTGTAGACACTCCTATCTCCGTTTTAGCTATCTCATCCACTCTTGGTTTGTATTTGCCAAGAATTGTTTTAGCTTCAGGATCCTCTGCTAGTTTTCCAACCTCAATCAACTTTCCGTCTTGTCCAACAATTTTTCCCTTTTTATCAAACTCTATATTTAGCGTTCCTAGGTAATCCCCTTGAGAAGATGCTTGAACGATAATTGTTTTGTCCTTCGCTACTCCCTTTTCATCCTTATCTATAATTACAGGAGCATCTAGTTTTGTATGACTATGTCCACCAATAATGACATCAATTCCATCAACATGAGCAGCCAATGCTAGATCATTATCCACTTCAGGATTGTCATCATATCCAATATGAGTCACAGCTACAATTTTGTTCACTCCCATTTTTTCAAATGCTTTAACTGCTTTTTCTGCTTCTTCCATATAGTTTGAAAAAGTTACTTTTCCTGGACTTGAAAGACCTTTTGTTTCAGCAGTGGTTAACCCGAAGAAACCAACTTTTTGCCCATTAATTTCTTTCACAATACCATTATAAATTTCCCCATCTTTTGGCTTACTTGAGATCAAATCACTGAATAATCCTCGAAATTTATCATCTGCTGAAAAATCTGCATTTGCACTAACAAATGAGAACTTAGCTCCTTTAATGAATTCTGCTAATGCTTGATGTCCTTCTGGAGTAGAGCCAAGATCGAACTCATGGTTACCAAATGTCATCAAGTCATAGCCTGCGAGATTCATAAACTCTAAATCTGCTTGACCCTTATACTCGTTAAAATAAAGTGTTCCGGAGAAAACATCTCCTGCATCTATAAGAAGGGCATTCGGTTTTTGCTTACGAAATTCTTTTATAGCTGTAATTCGTTTAGTAGCAGTTTCCACTTTTGCGTGGGTATCGTTCGTATGCATCAATGACAGTTCAAATGTGGTATTTTTACCACCGCCATTATTTCCTCCACCATTGTTATTCCCACCGTTATTACTCCCACCATTGTTGTTGCCACCGTTATTACTCCCACCATTGTTGTTGCCACCGTTATTACTACCGCCATTGTTATTTCCACCATTGTTACTTCCACCATTATTGTTTTTAGCAACTTTCAAGTCTGTTCTTGCCTGGTTCACCAATTCTTCTAACGTGGTATTTGCATAGCCAACGTTTGTAGAAGCTAATAGAGTTGTAGCAAGAACTGTGGCGATTACAGACTTTTTAATCGTATTTTTTTTCATAGTTTCCCTCCTACCGGTATTTGTAAATCTTATTCATAGAAATTTAAAATAGTACAGAACTTCTTAAATGTAATTATATTAAATATTAATTACAATCTGAAAATTATTAAAAGTGAGTAAACTTATATTTACAATTGTATAAACTATGAGAATTTTATAGTAAAAATCACACAAAAAAGTGCTATTCCATTGGAGTTTTATCCAAAGAATAGCACTTTTCATTATTAATAGTTATTTACAAACGCTTCATAACCAAAATAGACAGATAGTAGAGATAACGCAGCAAATACTACATATTCTACTGATCCACCAGTTCTCGTTGTGAGAGGAAAACGAATTGTTACCTTCAAAGGAAACAATAGTTTGATCCCATTTTTAGTTGCCATATCCAAAATATAATGACTAACCATCCCAACTAATATCCCTGCTGTCACCGACTCGTTTTTCATGAATGTTGTTAATAAAACCCCTATTAGAAATAAAAATAACAAACTATGCGTAAAAGACCGATGCCCAAAGATTGTATTGATAACCTTTGAAACGATCGGAAGCTTCCGACCGATGGTGCTACCCCCATGGCAAATATCTGGAATCAATGCCCCTACGACACCCGCTCCCAGTAAAATCACCGGATCATAATGGGAGACTTGTGCAAAAGCAAGACTTGCTGCAATACCGCCTACGATGTGTGTGTTTCCTGTCATGCTTGTAATTCTCCTTTAGTTAATAAGTCAATTATCACTTTACACTATGCTAACAAAAGAAATAAAGAGCCATCGAACCTATATTCGTATTTTTTTATAGATTTCCATATGACAAAGATGTTACTGGTGCCTGGCACCAGTAACATCTTTGTCATATAACTCCTTTATCTATCTTTTCTTTTTAATACAAAAACAAAAAAGCGACCGAAGTGAGTATCTTCTAGTCGCACGTCCTTCTATTTCTTTTCAAATCTCTTTCTATAACACTTCAACATTCTCATTTTATATAGGAGACAATTTTTAGTGGTAGATGTTTATGCGAAATGTATCGTGATTTAATAGGATCATTTCCTATTTATTTTTAATCACGATGGATCGTGCGGTAGGTGTCGATCGTGGCGTGAAGCCTCTGCTTTTGTTTTAATAATACATTTTTAGATACATGAACGATATAAGCTTCGCCATTACTAAAGGTCACTTTAGATTTCCCTTTTCCAAGAGATTCAACTTCAAAATGATGATTAAAGATCCAAACACACTCCAGGTTTTTATAGGAAATCGTTGGGAAAGCAGCTATCCCATTCGGATCAATGAGAAGAGGTGTCTTCACAAAATAATTCATCATCTTTTTAATCGCTTGAATTCGCCCTTCTAAAGTAGATGCATAGGGAATACAAGCATTTGCCAATAGTTGTTGAACGGACAATGGTGAATAATAGACTCCATACGTCTTAATGATTTTAGATTTGTAAACTCCAGTAAACACTGATTTAAGCATTAAAGTGTTTTTATCAATTAAAAAACATTTCTTCAATAATATCCTCCTTTTCCTCCTATAGCATCATCCTACCAAATATCCATATACTTGTATAGTCTAATTATACTGAATATATGTAATTGTTTGAATTATTAATAGTTATTAGGCATTTATTCCAATATAAAACAATTCATTTAAGTAAGGAAAACGTATAGTTTATCTTTAACAAACGCCCTAATAAACGATTAGATAAGAATACCAATCACATCTATGCTTAGCCTACCTAGGAATAAATGAATCGTGCACGACTCCAAAGGAAAACCCAGTGAACTCGTTCGAAAAAATATTAACACAATATGAGCCCATGATTTCATCTTGCATCCGAAAATTAAACATTTACAAAAATCATGATTTATACAAACAAGCAGGCAGAATCGCCTTATGGAAAGCATGGATAAAATTTGATGAAGCTAAAGGAGAATTTGCACCTTATGCATACCGCTGCATTTATGGGACCATCCTGGACGAATTAAAGAAAGAAAAACATGTAGAGGAAACAATTAATCCCATGGAAGATGAAAAACTTTCCTTTCTCTTAGAACATGTATTAGAAAGAAGTATCCAAAATGAGGATCTAAATCTTGCACTTGAACAGCTAACAACAAACGAACGCGCATTAATTCTTTGGATCTTCGTCGAAGGTATCTCCCTCCAACAAGCAGCAACAAGAGCTGGAATAACCATTCCTGGAATTAAAAAAAGACGTGAACGGATGCTGAGAAAATTAAGAGAAATGATGCAGAACAAGAAATAAATGAAGTCTCAAAGGTAAGTATCTTGCTATTCTAGAGAATAACTTGCGATATTATAGAAGCTAATAGGGCGGTACATTCTGTCAAACCCAAAAACCCGCTATGCCCAAGACATAAAACAACCACCTTCATATCATTTTGATAAGGAGGCGGTTCTTGTATATATTTCTTGGTTAATTCGTCGGTTTAGATGAAGTAAGTGGAATCTTCTCATAGTCAGCTGGGTTCAAGTTTTCAACAGATCCATCTGCAACCCCTTTAATAATTGCGTCAAGGCCACGTTCAACCGATTTCACAAGTTGTCCTTTTTCCTTCTGTCCCATCATTTGTGTTTGCCCTCTCACCTCAAACAGCACCGTTCCACTTCCATTAAGCGCATAGCTTCCAA encodes:
- a CDS encoding bifunctional metallophosphatase/5'-nucleotidase; the encoded protein is MKKNTIKKSVIATVLATTLLASTNVGYANTTLEELVNQARTDLKVAKNNNGGSNNGGNNNGGSNNGGNNNGGSNNGGNNNGGSNNGGNNNGGGNNGGGKNTTFELSLMHTNDTHAKVETATKRITAIKEFRKQKPNALLIDAGDVFSGTLYFNEYKGQADLEFMNLAGYDLMTFGNHEFDLGSTPEGHQALAEFIKGAKFSFVSANADFSADDKFRGLFSDLISSKPKDGEIYNGIVKEINGQKVGFFGLTTAETKGLSSPGKVTFSNYMEEAEKAVKAFEKMGVNKIVAVTHIGYDDNPEVDNDLALAAHVDGIDVIIGGHSHTKLDAPVIIDKDEKGVAKDKTIIVQASSQGDYLGTLNIEFDKKGKIVGQDGKLIEVGKLAEDPEAKTILGKYKPRVDEIAKTEIGVSTDVVLENPRTNGDNTKPSVRKNETILGNLIADGMLAKAKSINPKVIMAFQNGGGIRSEIGVGPITVGEVITVLPFGNTLSTMEITGAELKQAFETSFGVYPLENGGFLHVAGAKVEFDSSKPKGERVVSISYEKGKGEYVEIQDNETYTVATNYFTAQGGDNYTVFKKLYDAGKVNDLGLSDWENFRDHLKSLEKIPTKIEGRIVDVKDRVKEPIAAEDFSGTVETPKVYEGDVTVIVTDAEKLENAVIKGNLILIGTPKETLSISNVKVTGNVDLSGIEGINFDLEGLTVDGEMIL
- a CDS encoding competence protein ComK, producing MKKCFLIDKNTLMLKSVFTGVYKSKIIKTYGVYYSPLSVQQLLANACIPYASTLEGRIQAIKKMMNYFVKTPLLIDPNGIAAFPTISYKNLECVWIFNHHFEVESLGKGKSKVTFSNGEAYIVHVSKNVLLKQKQRLHATIDTYRTIHRD
- a CDS encoding metal-dependent hydrolase, with translation MTGNTHIVGGIAASLAFAQVSHYDPVILLGAGVVGALIPDICHGGSTIGRKLPIVSKVINTIFGHRSFTHSLLFLFLIGVLLTTFMKNESVTAGILVGMVSHYILDMATKNGIKLLFPLKVTIRFPLTTRTGGSVEYVVFAALSLLSVYFGYEAFVNNY
- a CDS encoding sigma-70 family RNA polymerase sigma factor, with product MNSFEKILTQYEPMISSCIRKLNIYKNHDLYKQAGRIALWKAWIKFDEAKGEFAPYAYRCIYGTILDELKKEKHVEETINPMEDEKLSFLLEHVLERSIQNEDLNLALEQLTTNERALILWIFVEGISLQQAATRAGITIPGIKKRRERMLRKLREMMQNKK
- a CDS encoding endonuclease yields the protein MRKSTWKKPFNAFLSASLIASLVLPTFPSTTVAATNASDLIISEYIEGSGFNKAIELYNGTGTSINLSDYSLELYANGATATTATLKLSGALENGKTYVLYHKDASTDIKSKGNLENISVINFNGDDALVLRRSGEVVDSFGQVGQRSNFGTDTTLVRNSNITNGDKIINDSFSASAEWASLPTNDASNLGSHTMDNGGTTPGENKVEAVTPSIPASSVATGTEITLSTKTEGAVIHYTTDGTEPTTSSKVYEAPIVIDKNMTIKAIAVKEGLENSPIAEFTYTVTGESNILSIADARTVTLGSEVSIKGIVAANLKNSISVQDATGGIAVRPTSLTIKAGEEVTLSGTLAEFRGLLQLESATVVENKGNVGVPAPKVVTGADVKEENESILVQAKNVTLTAVDSNNNYTATDGTVNFVIRDERGDLGLKVGNTYESIIGIVQQFDTAYQIIPRSIQDIIVDSSTLKPAIATPGSGSFIGGTTVTLSTSTANAEIYYTLDGTEPTVASTKYVNPIEIKENKILKAIVKGQDGTLSEVSTFNYTVTSKLEIHDIQGEGYTSQFDDQTVEGIEGIVTYSFKLGTANYYTIQTPDEFADSNPNTSEAIILYSGNNTWPIQAGDLVSVTGKVDEYAYDGYADRQQTDLKTTQINVRNDQGGKVVVKQSGLALPTPIIIDEAKMSLENIDSDNLSVFNPTVDAIDFWESIEGMRVEVGNVKAVAPQEHGDLITVLENAPTNSLHGGVLYEEGNQNPNRIQFRLEPNGPGRDFEVATGDKFKGPITGIVGYSFQNFKIYVSLDEMKKAHVKGTAAPERTTIEATEDKLTIASYNLENFSNNTSETSNDKANKLARAFAQDMKNPDIIGVTEVQDNNGEGSGDSKANQSYERLIAAIKAAGGVDYKYVNIDPVNNQDGGAPNANIRVGFLYNPERVKLTEGISVGTATTAVGYENGKLTYNPGRIDPTNEAFTSSRKPLAAQFDFKGESVIVIANHWNSKSGDTPLFGAIQPPIYDSEIQRHKIAKVVYKLVEDIKTKNPDANIVSLGDFNDYQFSESLKIHEGTLMTNMINKVDTSDRYTYLYQGNSQVLDHILVTKNLENKTKIDILHINADFTDMAGRASDHDPVMVQIDLLADDEVVTPITAEKTFNFKKLITKKLTIGKPSVSIAVDGDSQITEGILFNGATYAEFTGAGFENITVTLKPSQAGAIIDFKGTKVQKVIIDGKNVKEVRGAENIQEIEYLNEASAETVLFTNIKGEPIVVPSLPGENKAPIVKKIIPNSNVKTGETLSILLTDHFSDPENDVLTYTSTKGTIVNNTLQLNLAEGSHIVGVTASDGKNTTTLSFTVTFKTDSQGETPLDIYYKDAFGKEGLSLKAALHEIIDDHTQISYDKVWEALRETDEDPQNPNNVILFYSGISRSKNSNGGNVGQWNREHTWAQSHGGFGTSMGPGTDIHHLRPTDVQVNSSRGNLDFDNGGSPVSGCNGCYKDSNSFEPPDRVKGDVARILFYMATRYEQGDKVDLELNDKVDNGSTPFHGKLSVLLEWNVLDPVDEFERNRNNVIEKWQGNRNPFIDHPEWANLIWKKSVSTNTQKAS